The Lacrimispora xylanolytica genome has a segment encoding these proteins:
- the miaB gene encoding tRNA (N6-isopentenyl adenosine(37)-C2)-methylthiotransferase MiaB: MDYTNMTYDEACHYAPMEEPARQYFFMEYCKALLDKLKKAVGKDTLTFHIATFGCQMNSRDSEKLQGILESIGYVETDSEEADFVLYNTCTVRENANQRVYGRLGQLNNLKRKNPHMMISLCGCMMQEEEVVAKIRKSYRFVDIIFGTHNIFKLAELMAERLERDKMVVDIWEGTDTIVEDLPTDRKYPFKSGVNIMFGCNNFCSYCIVPYVRGRERSRSPKDIVAEIKKLADDGVVEIMLLGQNVNSYGKNLEEPVSFAQLLTQVDQIEGLERVRFMTSHPKDLSDELIEAMKHSSKVCRHIHLPLQSGSSNVLKAMNRSYTKEQYLELVDKIRAAMPDISLTTDIIVGFPGETEEDFLETLEVVKKVRFDSAFTFIYSKRTGTPAAKMECQISDEAVKNRFDRLLTEVQKISSEMCGRDEHTVQKVLVEEINDHAEGLLTGRLGNNTTVHFKGDSSLIGKIVNVYLDESKGFYYMGTLRP; encoded by the coding sequence ATGGATTATACAAATATGACTTATGATGAAGCCTGTCATTACGCACCGATGGAAGAGCCTGCAAGACAGTACTTTTTTATGGAATACTGCAAGGCTCTGCTTGATAAATTAAAAAAGGCAGTAGGGAAAGACACACTTACGTTCCACATTGCCACATTTGGTTGTCAGATGAATTCCAGGGATTCAGAAAAACTCCAGGGAATACTGGAATCGATCGGTTATGTAGAAACGGATTCGGAAGAAGCCGATTTTGTTCTTTATAATACCTGTACCGTCAGAGAAAACGCTAACCAGAGAGTTTATGGTCGACTGGGACAGTTAAACAATTTAAAACGGAAAAACCCTCATATGATGATTTCTCTTTGCGGTTGTATGATGCAGGAGGAAGAGGTTGTTGCCAAGATCAGAAAAAGCTATCGTTTTGTTGATATCATTTTTGGTACCCATAACATCTTTAAGCTGGCAGAATTAATGGCAGAGCGTCTGGAACGGGACAAGATGGTAGTGGATATCTGGGAAGGAACCGATACCATTGTAGAGGATCTTCCGACGGACCGTAAATACCCATTTAAATCAGGCGTTAACATTATGTTTGGCTGCAACAATTTCTGCAGCTATTGTATCGTTCCTTATGTAAGAGGAAGAGAGAGAAGCAGAAGCCCAAAGGATATCGTGGCTGAGATCAAAAAGCTTGCCGATGATGGAGTGGTAGAAATCATGCTCCTTGGCCAGAATGTAAACTCCTATGGTAAAAACTTAGAAGAACCAGTGTCATTTGCACAGCTTCTTACCCAGGTGGATCAGATCGAGGGCTTGGAAAGAGTTCGTTTTATGACCTCTCATCCAAAGGATTTATCCGATGAATTGATTGAGGCTATGAAGCATTCCAGTAAGGTTTGCCGTCATATTCACCTTCCACTCCAGTCAGGAAGCAGCAATGTGTTAAAGGCTATGAACAGAAGCTATACCAAAGAGCAGTATTTGGAACTGGTGGACAAGATTCGTGCAGCCATGCCGGATATTTCCCTGACTACCGATATAATTGTTGGCTTCCCCGGAGAAACAGAAGAAGACTTTTTAGAGACATTGGAAGTAGTTAAAAAAGTCCGTTTTGACAGTGCATTTACCTTTATTTATTCAAAACGTACCGGAACTCCGGCGGCAAAGATGGAATGCCAGATCTCAGATGAGGCTGTTAAGAACCGTTTTGACCGCTTATTGACAGAAGTACAGAAAATATCTTCTGAGATGTGCGGCAGGGACGAGCATACAGTGCAAAAGGTATTAGTGGAAGAAATTAATGATCACGCAGAAGGACTTCTGACCGGACGCTTAGGCAACAATACTACCGTGCATTTTAAAGGGGATTCTTCTCTTATCGGAAAAATCGTGAATGTGTATCTTGACGAATCAAAAGGATTCTATTACATGGGAACTTTAAGACCATAA
- a CDS encoding aminotransferase class I/II-fold pyridoxal phosphate-dependent enzyme, with protein MEINAMYENLGISKKVLDFGKKIEDSLKDRFQEIDENAEYNQMKVIKAMQDNRVSDIHFAATTGYGYNDLGRDTLEDVYASVFHTESALVRPNLISGTHALSIALSGNLRPGDELLSPAGKPYDTLEEVIGIRESTGSLKEYGVIYRQVDLLPNGTFDYESIKKAINERTKLVTIQRSKGYDTRPTFSVSQIGELIAFVKEIKPDVICMVDNCYGEFVERMEPSDVGADMIVGSLIKNPGGGLAPIGGYIAGKTECIDKASYRLTAPGLGKEVGASLGLNQAFYQGLFLSPTVVAGALKGAVFAANVYEKLGFQVVPNGSESRHDIIQAVTFGNPEGVIAFCQGIQAAAPVDSFVSPEPWDMPGYDAPVIMAAGAFVQGSSIELSADGPIKPPYAVYFQGGLTWYHAKLGILMSLQKLLDAGLVQI; from the coding sequence ATGGAAATAAATGCAATGTACGAGAATCTTGGAATTAGCAAGAAAGTCCTGGATTTTGGAAAAAAGATAGAAGATAGCTTAAAAGATCGTTTTCAGGAAATAGATGAAAATGCAGAATACAATCAAATGAAGGTAATCAAAGCCATGCAGGATAACCGGGTCAGTGATATTCACTTTGCAGCGACCACTGGCTACGGTTATAACGATCTTGGACGAGATACTTTAGAAGATGTTTATGCCAGTGTCTTCCACACAGAAAGTGCTTTGGTAAGACCAAACTTAATCAGCGGAACTCACGCCCTTTCTATCGCACTTTCCGGAAACCTACGCCCAGGTGATGAACTGCTTTCTCCAGCCGGTAAGCCCTACGATACCTTAGAAGAAGTAATTGGTATCAGAGAGAGTACTGGTTCTCTAAAAGAGTATGGAGTGATATACCGTCAGGTGGATCTACTTCCAAATGGTACATTTGATTACGAATCCATTAAAAAAGCTATCAATGAACGGACAAAGCTTGTTACCATCCAAAGATCAAAAGGCTACGATACACGTCCCACGTTCTCTGTTTCACAGATTGGTGAGCTGATTGCCTTTGTCAAAGAAATCAAGCCGGATGTAATCTGTATGGTGGATAACTGCTATGGAGAATTCGTTGAACGGATGGAGCCGTCTGATGTTGGGGCTGATATGATTGTTGGATCTCTGATCAAAAATCCAGGTGGCGGTCTTGCTCCCATAGGTGGCTACATTGCCGGAAAAACAGAATGCATTGACAAGGCATCCTATCGGCTGACAGCCCCAGGTCTTGGAAAAGAGGTAGGAGCAAGTCTTGGACTTAACCAGGCCTTTTATCAGGGATTATTCCTGTCTCCAACGGTAGTTGCCGGTGCTTTAAAAGGGGCCGTGTTTGCAGCCAATGTATATGAAAAACTGGGATTTCAAGTAGTACCAAACGGAAGCGAATCCCGTCATGATATCATACAGGCTGTTACCTTTGGAAATCCGGAAGGCGTTATCGCATTTTGCCAGGGAATTCAGGCGGCAGCTCCGGTTGACAGCTTTGTTTCACCAGAACCATGGGATATGCCGGGATACGATGCCCCTGTTATTATGGCAGCTGGTGCATTTGTCCAGGGTTCCTCCATTGAATTAAGTGCGGATGGGCCTATCAAACCACCCTACGCTGTTTATTTTCAGGGAGGGCTTACCTGGTATCATGCAAAGCTTGGTATTTTAATGTCTCTGCAAAAGCTTTTGGATGCAGGTTTGGTTCAAATCTAA
- the mutS gene encoding DNA mismatch repair protein MutS yields MAGLSPMMTHYLETKKEYPDCLLFYRLGDFYEMFFEDAVTVSRELEITLTGKECGLEERAPMCGVPHHAVETYLNRLVQKGFKVAIAEQMEDPKLTKGLVKREVIRVVTPGTITSAQALDETKNNYLMGIVYVGETFGISVADITTGEFLLTEVESERELTDEINKFNPSEIICNEAFYVSGVDIEEIKNRYHAVVSSLDNHFFSDEVCRKILKEHYKVGSLSGLGLEDYDTGVIAAGAVMQYMYETQKNSLSHITTITPYSTGQFMIIDTSTRRNLELLETLREKQKRGSLLWVLDRTKTAMGARMLRTYIEQPLIHKSEIIKRQNAIEELNMNYISREEICEYLNPIYDLERLIGRISYKTANPRDLISFKNSLEMLPFIRNILDEFNSELLTELHGELDPLEDVKELIDKAIIDDPPITVREGGIIKEGFHEETDKYRHAKTEGKTWLAELETKEKEKTGIKNLKVKYNKVFGYYFEVTNSFKDLVPDYFIRKQTLANAERYTTDELKELEDVILGAEDKLYSLEYQLFTEVRDSIADQVLRIQKTARAVAGIDVITSLSSVATRNNYVKPFINEKGLIDIKNGRHPVVEKMMRDDLFVSNDTYLDNSKNRLSIITGPNMAGKSTYMRQTALIVLMAQIGSFVPAEEANIGICDRIFTRVGASDDLASGQSTFMVEMTEVANILRNATKNSLIVLDEIGRGTSTFDGLSIAWAVVEHISNSKVLGAKTLFATHYHELTELEGTISGVNNYCIAVKEQGDDIVFLRKIIKGGADKSYGIQVAKLAGVPDTVISRAKELLSELSEADITVKAKEIAEINSNITQRKAVPKPDEVDLQQMSLFDTVKDNDIIKELGDLELGNMTPIDALNILYRLQTKLKNRWQ; encoded by the coding sequence ATGGCTGGATTATCACCAATGATGACCCACTACCTGGAAACAAAAAAGGAATATCCGGACTGCCTCCTGTTTTACAGACTGGGAGACTTTTACGAAATGTTCTTTGAGGATGCGGTTACCGTTTCCAGGGAGTTGGAAATAACGTTAACAGGAAAAGAATGCGGATTAGAGGAACGGGCACCTATGTGCGGCGTTCCTCATCATGCCGTTGAGACTTATTTAAACCGTCTGGTTCAGAAAGGCTTTAAGGTCGCTATTGCTGAACAGATGGAGGATCCAAAGCTTACAAAAGGGTTAGTAAAAAGAGAGGTAATCCGTGTGGTAACACCCGGAACCATTACAAGCGCTCAGGCCCTTGATGAAACTAAGAACAATTATCTTATGGGAATTGTTTATGTGGGAGAAACCTTTGGAATCTCAGTTGCCGATATCACAACTGGAGAATTTCTCCTTACCGAGGTGGAGTCTGAACGGGAACTGACCGATGAGATTAATAAATTCAACCCGTCTGAAATCATCTGCAACGAAGCGTTTTATGTCTCCGGAGTGGATATTGAAGAAATCAAGAACCGTTATCATGCGGTCGTTTCATCTCTGGATAATCATTTCTTTTCGGATGAAGTCTGCCGGAAAATCCTAAAAGAGCATTATAAGGTTGGCTCACTCTCCGGACTTGGACTGGAAGATTACGATACCGGGGTCATTGCTGCTGGTGCAGTGATGCAGTACATGTATGAAACTCAGAAAAACAGTTTATCACACATAACTACCATTACGCCTTATTCCACCGGTCAGTTTATGATCATAGATACTTCTACCAGAAGAAACTTAGAGCTTCTTGAAACCCTTCGCGAAAAGCAAAAACGGGGCAGCCTTTTGTGGGTCCTGGACCGGACTAAGACAGCTATGGGTGCCAGGATGCTTCGTACATACATAGAACAGCCATTAATACATAAATCAGAAATTATCAAACGCCAGAACGCCATTGAAGAATTGAATATGAATTATATTTCCAGGGAAGAAATCTGTGAGTATCTGAATCCTATTTATGATCTGGAGCGTCTGATCGGGCGTATCAGCTATAAAACAGCCAATCCCAGGGATTTGATTTCCTTTAAAAATTCTTTGGAGATGCTGCCGTTTATTAGAAACATATTGGATGAGTTTAACAGTGAATTGTTAACAGAGCTTCATGGGGAGCTTGATCCCTTAGAGGACGTGAAGGAACTCATTGACAAGGCCATCATTGATGATCCGCCTATTACCGTAAGAGAGGGCGGAATTATTAAAGAGGGTTTTCATGAGGAAACCGATAAGTATCGCCATGCGAAGACCGAAGGAAAGACCTGGCTGGCTGAACTGGAAACAAAGGAAAAAGAGAAGACCGGAATTAAAAATCTGAAGGTAAAGTATAATAAGGTCTTTGGTTATTACTTTGAAGTTACCAATTCCTTTAAAGATCTTGTGCCGGATTACTTTATCCGCAAACAGACCCTGGCCAATGCGGAGCGTTATACCACCGATGAGCTTAAGGAACTTGAGGATGTAATTCTTGGGGCAGAGGATAAGCTGTATTCCCTGGAATATCAGTTATTTACGGAAGTCCGTGATTCCATTGCCGACCAGGTGCTCCGAATCCAGAAAACAGCACGGGCAGTTGCTGGAATTGATGTTATCACCTCCCTTTCCTCTGTTGCCACCAGAAATAATTACGTGAAGCCCTTCATCAATGAAAAAGGTCTGATTGACATTAAAAATGGACGTCATCCAGTGGTAGAAAAGATGATGAGGGATGATCTGTTCGTTTCCAATGACACATACTTAGATAATAGTAAGAACCGTCTTTCTATTATAACGGGTCCAAACATGGCAGGAAAGTCTACCTATATGAGGCAGACAGCTCTTATAGTGCTCATGGCACAAATCGGCAGCTTTGTTCCAGCGGAAGAAGCTAACATTGGAATCTGCGACCGGATTTTTACCCGTGTAGGTGCATCCGATGATCTGGCTTCCGGACAGAGTACATTCATGGTAGAGATGACAGAGGTAGCCAACATACTTCGGAATGCTACGAAAAACAGCCTGATTGTCCTTGACGAAATTGGGCGTGGAACCAGTACCTTTGATGGGTTAAGTATTGCATGGGCGGTGGTGGAGCATATCAGTAACTCCAAGGTACTTGGTGCAAAAACCTTATTTGCCACCCATTATCATGAACTGACGGAGCTGGAAGGAACTATAAGTGGTGTGAATAACTACTGCATCGCCGTGAAAGAACAGGGCGATGATATTGTATTTCTAAGAAAGATTATTAAAGGCGGCGCAGATAAGAGCTATGGAATCCAGGTGGCAAAGCTTGCCGGAGTTCCGGATACTGTCATATCCAGAGCAAAGGAGCTGCTTTCTGAGCTGAGTGAAGCGGATATTACGGTTAAAGCAAAGGAGATTGCGGAAATCAATTCAAATATCACCCAGAGAAAAGCCGTACCAAAGCCTGATGAGGTGGATTTACAGCAGATGTCTCTGTTTGATACGGTAAAGGATAATGATATCATAAAAGAATTAGGGGATCTGGAACTTGGAAATATGACCCCTATTGATGCACTTAACATCCTGTACCGCCTTCAAACAAAACTTAAAAACCGCTGGCAGTAA
- a CDS encoding DUF4321 domain-containing protein → MKYKNCWILLLLMLAGVVLGGFVGNLTEGISGLSWLSAGQSFGFDTPIVVNFGILVITFGFNLKITMSGIIGIGAALITYRFI, encoded by the coding sequence ATGAAGTACAAAAATTGCTGGATACTGCTTCTTCTTATGCTTGCCGGTGTTGTACTAGGAGGCTTTGTTGGAAATCTTACTGAGGGTATATCCGGATTGTCATGGCTAAGTGCAGGACAGTCCTTTGGCTTTGATACTCCCATCGTGGTAAATTTCGGCATTTTAGTCATTACCTTTGGTTTTAATTTAAAAATCACCATGTCCGGCATTATAGGAATAGGGGCAGCCCTCATAACGTATCGGTTCATTTGA
- the mutL gene encoding DNA mismatch repair endonuclease MutL, whose amino-acid sequence MPNITVLDQNTINKIAAGEVIERPASVVKELLENAIDAKATAVTVEIKEGGTSFIRVTDNGCGIPKEEVPLAFLRHSTSKIKSVEDLFTVSSLGFRGEALASIASVSQVELITKTSIGLTGTRYQIDGGEEKTLEEIGAPEGTTFIARNLFFNTPARKKFLKTPMTEGAHVAELVEKLALSHPEVSIRFIQNNQNKLHTSGNHNLKDIVYTVFGREIASNLLEVSVKKPDISVEGYIGKPVIARGNRNYENYFINGRYIKSTVICRAIEEAYKPFMMQHKYPFTMLHFTIDPETLDVNVHPTKMELRFRDGEMVYHMVYQAVASALAHKELIPEVELVKRTEDSRLSMSVKKHEPAPEPFEKNRLMAMQQQSAAKESVKEYTTSPGITEGFKKRLIPAPSQNILPEMVREPDELSANWLKPQASINKANTLEALTEALPETLPDPPVQPEEKPKQMDLFDGKLLEPKARSMHKLIGQLFDTYWLVEFNEQLYIIDQHAAHEKVLYEKTMATLKTREYTSQLINPPIILTLNRNEEVLLNQHLKYFTEMGFEIEPFGGREYAVRGVPANLFSIAKKELLIEMIDGLSEDAAVSNPDVIYEKIASMSCKGAVKGNNRLSFAEANELIDQLLGLENPYACPHGRPTIISMSKYELEKKFKRIV is encoded by the coding sequence ATGCCGAATATAACAGTACTTGATCAAAATACGATTAATAAGATTGCGGCTGGTGAGGTAATAGAACGCCCGGCATCTGTGGTCAAGGAGTTGCTGGAGAATGCCATTGATGCAAAGGCCACTGCTGTAACTGTGGAGATTAAAGAAGGAGGAACCAGCTTTATCCGTGTCACTGATAATGGATGCGGAATCCCAAAAGAAGAAGTCCCTCTTGCATTTTTACGCCATTCCACGAGTAAGATCAAATCGGTAGAAGATTTATTTACCGTTTCCTCTCTGGGCTTCAGGGGTGAGGCGCTTGCAAGCATAGCTTCTGTTTCCCAGGTAGAGCTGATTACTAAGACCAGTATTGGACTTACGGGGACCCGCTATCAGATTGACGGCGGAGAGGAGAAGACTCTGGAAGAAATCGGTGCTCCGGAAGGAACTACCTTTATCGCCAGAAACTTATTTTTTAACACTCCGGCCAGAAAAAAGTTCTTAAAGACTCCCATGACCGAAGGGGCACATGTGGCGGAGCTGGTGGAAAAGCTGGCATTGTCCCATCCTGAGGTCTCCATCCGTTTTATCCAGAATAATCAGAACAAGCTACATACTTCTGGAAATCATAATTTAAAGGATATTGTATACACGGTTTTTGGAAGGGAAATTGCTTCCAATCTTTTAGAGGTTTCCGTTAAAAAGCCGGATATTTCCGTAGAAGGATACATTGGAAAACCGGTAATTGCCAGAGGAAACCGGAACTATGAAAATTATTTTATTAATGGAAGATACATAAAAAGCACTGTAATCTGCCGCGCCATTGAGGAAGCTTATAAGCCCTTTATGATGCAGCACAAGTACCCATTTACCATGCTTCATTTTACCATTGATCCTGAAACACTGGATGTAAATGTCCATCCCACAAAGATGGAGCTGCGTTTCCGGGATGGGGAGATGGTCTATCACATGGTATACCAGGCAGTTGCCAGTGCTCTTGCCCATAAGGAATTGATTCCTGAGGTCGAGCTGGTAAAAAGGACAGAAGACAGCCGACTGAGTATGTCTGTGAAAAAGCACGAACCCGCTCCTGAGCCTTTTGAAAAAAACAGGCTTATGGCAATGCAGCAGCAGTCTGCGGCAAAAGAATCGGTAAAAGAATATACTACTTCTCCTGGAATCACAGAAGGATTTAAGAAACGGTTGATCCCAGCACCCTCTCAAAACATTCTGCCGGAGATGGTCAGAGAACCAGATGAACTTTCGGCCAACTGGCTAAAGCCCCAGGCATCTATAAACAAAGCTAACACACTGGAAGCTCTAACGGAAGCTTTACCAGAAACTCTACCGGACCCCCCGGTACAACCGGAAGAGAAGCCCAAACAAATGGATCTCTTTGATGGAAAATTGTTGGAGCCAAAGGCCAGATCCATGCATAAGCTGATTGGACAGCTTTTTGATACCTACTGGCTGGTGGAATTTAATGAGCAGCTTTATATCATTGATCAACATGCTGCCCATGAAAAGGTTTTATATGAGAAAACCATGGCAACACTAAAAACAAGGGAGTATACCTCCCAGTTAATAAATCCGCCCATTATTCTGACTCTGAACCGGAATGAAGAGGTCTTGCTCAATCAGCATCTGAAATATTTCACTGAAATGGGCTTTGAAATCGAACCTTTTGGGGGAAGAGAATATGCGGTCAGAGGAGTTCCGGCTAATTTATTTTCCATTGCAAAAAAAGAACTTTTGATTGAGATGATCGACGGCCTTTCAGAAGATGCAGCTGTCAGCAATCCAGATGTCATATATGAAAAAATTGCTTCCATGTCATGTAAGGGAGCCGTAAAAGGCAATAACCGCCTTTCCTTTGCAGAGGCCAACGAACTGATTGATCAGCTTCTGGGCTTAGAGAATCCTTACGCCTGTCCTCACGGAAGACCTACGATTATTTCCATGAGTAAATATGAGCTGGAAAAGAAATTTAAGAGGATCGTGTAA
- the radC gene encoding RadC family protein: MKRITMKDIPSDERPYEKCLKEGAQSLSDAELLSIIIRTGSRGENSLILAQKILALNYPKKGILGLLHLSMQELMQVKGIGTVKGAQLLCIGELSKRIWKRTAQLEAASFHNPLDIVNYYVEDMRHREQELVYVMLLNTKGVLIRDIMISQGTVNVSVVSPREIFIEAVKHHAVSLVMIHNHPSGDPAPSREDINLTKRVKEAGELLGIRLLDHIIIGDNCYISLKERGIL, from the coding sequence ATGAAACGTATAACCATGAAAGACATCCCATCGGATGAGAGGCCCTATGAAAAGTGTTTGAAAGAAGGGGCACAGAGCTTAAGCGACGCGGAACTTTTATCAATCATTATCCGCACAGGCAGCAGAGGAGAGAATTCTCTGATACTGGCACAAAAGATACTGGCCCTAAATTATCCGAAAAAGGGTATTTTAGGGCTTTTACACCTTTCTATGCAGGAACTCATGCAGGTGAAAGGAATCGGAACAGTCAAAGGTGCCCAGCTTTTATGCATCGGAGAACTTTCCAAACGCATTTGGAAAAGAACAGCCCAGCTGGAAGCGGCCTCTTTTCATAATCCCCTTGATATTGTCAACTATTATGTGGAAGACATGCGTCACAGGGAACAGGAGCTTGTTTATGTGATGCTTCTGAATACAAAGGGAGTCCTGATCAGGGACATAATGATCTCTCAGGGAACGGTCAATGTATCCGTAGTTTCTCCCAGAGAGATTTTCATTGAAGCTGTAAAACATCATGCTGTGAGCCTGGTGATGATTCACAATCACCCAAGCGGTGACCCAGCTCCAAGCAGAGAAGATATCAACCTTACCAAAAGAGTTAAGGAAGCCGGAGAATTATTAGGCATTCGGCTGTTAGATCACATAATTATAGGAGATAATTGTTATATCAGTTTGAAAGAACGGGGAATCTTGTAA
- the abc-f gene encoding ribosomal protection-like ABC-F family protein has protein sequence MSLIQVTDLSFTYEGGIEPVFEHVSFQIDTDWKLGFTGRNGRGKTTFLNLLMKRYEFTGSIVSGAEFDYFPFPIEDQDRSTMDILESLHGEFEYWEIKRELTKLQVTEDVLYRPFSTLSNGERTKVLLAALFLKENHFLLIDEPTNHLDREGRALVSRYLSGKKGFILVSHDRNFLDSSVDHILSINKTNIEVQKGNFTSWYENKQKQDQYELSENDRLKKGIRRLEASAKQSREWADQVESTKIGKKSMVREKSIDNRAYIGEKSRRMQMRRKNLEQRQDRAIDEKKGLLKNIEEAERLKLYPAKHHMDRILTLKEVVPSFDRPICKPISFVLEQGQRISLQGKNGCGKSSLIKLILGREARPDTLSYTGTIEAASGLTISYVSQDTSFLQGSLSDYAKACGVEDFLFKAVLRKLDFSREQFEKNMEAYSEGQKKKVLIARSLCEKAHLYIWDEPLNFIDIYSRMQIEELIKEFQPTMIFVEHDEAFSKAIATSQIEVEQVDFGLCNQ, from the coding sequence ATGTCATTAATACAAGTTACAGATTTATCGTTCACATACGAAGGCGGAATCGAGCCTGTTTTTGAACATGTGTCTTTTCAAATTGACACTGATTGGAAGCTTGGGTTCACTGGGAGAAATGGACGTGGGAAAACCACTTTTTTAAACCTTTTGATGAAACGTTATGAATTTACAGGGAGCATTGTATCTGGTGCAGAGTTTGATTATTTTCCATTCCCTATTGAAGATCAGGACAGAAGTACCATGGACATTTTGGAATCCTTACATGGGGAATTTGAATATTGGGAGATAAAACGGGAGCTTACCAAATTACAGGTAACAGAAGATGTTCTTTACCGCCCGTTTTCAACATTATCCAATGGAGAACGGACAAAGGTCCTATTGGCTGCACTGTTTTTAAAGGAAAATCATTTTCTACTCATAGACGAACCGACTAATCATCTGGACCGGGAAGGAAGAGCTTTGGTCAGTCGATATCTAAGTGGGAAAAAAGGATTTATATTGGTTTCCCATGACAGAAACTTTCTGGATTCTTCCGTGGACCATATTCTATCCATTAATAAAACAAATATAGAGGTGCAAAAGGGTAATTTCACCTCCTGGTATGAAAATAAACAAAAACAGGATCAATATGAATTGTCAGAAAATGACAGATTAAAGAAGGGCATTCGGCGGTTGGAAGCGTCTGCTAAGCAATCCAGGGAATGGGCAGATCAGGTAGAATCAACAAAGATAGGTAAAAAATCCATGGTCCGGGAAAAATCCATCGACAATAGAGCTTATATAGGTGAGAAGTCGAGACGGATGCAGATGCGCAGAAAAAATCTGGAGCAGCGGCAGGATCGTGCGATTGATGAGAAAAAAGGCTTATTAAAAAATATAGAAGAAGCAGAGCGTTTGAAGCTGTACCCTGCAAAACATCATATGGATCGGATCCTCACCTTAAAAGAAGTGGTACCAAGCTTTGATCGTCCAATATGCAAGCCAATCAGTTTTGTATTGGAACAGGGGCAGCGGATTTCGCTTCAAGGGAAGAACGGATGCGGGAAATCAAGTCTGATAAAGTTAATCCTTGGAAGGGAAGCGAGACCTGATACATTGTCTTATACAGGAACAATTGAAGCGGCCAGCGGCCTTACTATCTCCTATGTATCTCAGGATACCTCCTTTTTACAAGGAAGCTTATCTGATTATGCCAAAGCATGCGGAGTCGAGGATTTTTTGTTTAAAGCTGTTTTAAGAAAACTTGATTTCTCCAGAGAGCAGTTTGAAAAAAATATGGAGGCATACAGCGAAGGCCAAAAGAAAAAGGTTCTGATTGCCAGAAGCCTATGTGAGAAGGCGCATTTGTATATTTGGGATGAGCCTCTGAATTTTATTGATATCTATTCCAGGATGCAGATTGAAGAATTGATTAAGGAATTTCAGCCCACTATGATTTTTGTAGAGCATGATGAGGCATTTTCTAAAGCCATTGCGACCAGCCAGATAGAGGTGGAGCAAGTGGATTTTGGACTTTGCAATCAATAG
- the miaA gene encoding tRNA (adenosine(37)-N6)-dimethylallyltransferase MiaA: MKPLIILTGPTAVGKTALSIRLAKAIGGEIISADSMQVYRRMDIGSAKITKEEMMGIPHHLIDVLEPDEEFNVTVFQKLAKAAVEEIYSRGNIPIVAGGTGFYIQALLNDIDFTENGEDTSIRDELEALAKEKGAEYLHGMLLAIDPESAEQIHANNKKRVIRAIEYYRQTGERISEHNKRERQKESPYDFLYYVVNTDRDILYQRIDQRVDEMMKQGLVEEVKELKDSGCTRDMVSMQGLGYKEILDHLQGECTLSDAVYLLKRDTRHFAKRQITWFKRERDVKWLNLPDFNNDMDKVLETMIQEINETYGLEKKEQWK, from the coding sequence ATGAAACCATTAATTATTTTAACCGGCCCTACTGCGGTGGGGAAGACAGCATTGTCCATACGCCTTGCAAAGGCGATCGGTGGAGAAATTATCAGTGCCGATTCCATGCAGGTCTACCGCCGTATGGATATCGGCTCTGCCAAAATCACAAAAGAGGAGATGATGGGAATCCCCCATCATCTTATTGATGTTCTGGAACCAGACGAAGAATTTAATGTGACCGTGTTTCAAAAACTGGCGAAGGCAGCTGTGGAAGAGATCTATTCCAGGGGAAACATACCCATTGTTGCGGGAGGCACCGGTTTTTATATCCAGGCCCTGTTAAATGACATTGATTTTACAGAGAATGGAGAGGACACTTCCATAAGAGATGAGCTGGAAGCTCTTGCAAAAGAAAAAGGAGCAGAGTATCTTCACGGGATGCTTCTTGCCATAGATCCTGAATCCGCCGAACAGATTCATGCCAACAATAAAAAGCGGGTAATCCGGGCCATTGAATATTACCGGCAGACAGGAGAGCGGATCTCAGAACACAATAAAAGGGAACGGCAAAAGGAGTCTCCTTATGACTTCCTGTATTACGTTGTTAATACAGACCGGGACATCCTTTATCAAAGAATTGATCAACGGGTGGACGAGATGATGAAGCAGGGACTGGTTGAGGAAGTGAAAGAGTTAAAAGATTCTGGCTGCACCAGAGACATGGTTTCCATGCAGGGATTGGGATACAAAGAGATTCTGGATCATCTGCAGGGAGAATGTACTCTTTCAGACGCTGTTTATCTGTTAAAAAGAGACACCAGACATTTTGCCAAACGCCAGATTACCTGGTTTAAAAGAGAACGAGATGTGAAATGGCTGAATCTGCCTGACTTTAACAATGATATGGACAAGGTGCTGGAAACCATGATACAGGAGATCAATGAGACATACGGATTGGAGAAAAAGGAACAATGGAAATAA